ACCGCGACTTCGTCGCCACGCTCGGCGGGATCATGGACCCGGCCGACGTCCGCTGGATCTGGCTCACCCACCCCGACCGGGACCACACCGGCGGCATCTTCGACCTGCTCGACGCCGCCCCACGCGCGCGCGTGGTCACGACCTTCCTCGGCTTCGGGATCATGACGACCGAGCGGCCGCTGCCGATGGACCGGGTGTACTTCCTCAACCCGGGCCAGTCCCTCGACGTCGGCGACCGGACGCTGCACGCCTTCCGGCCGCCGCTCTTCGACAACCCGGCCACGGTCGGCTTCTACGACGACCGGACCCGGATCTGCTTCAGCTCCGACTGCTTCGGCGGCCCGATGCCGAGCGCCGAGATCGCCGAGAGCGGGCACGCGAGCGACCTCAAGCCGGAGGAGCTGCGCCGGGCCCAGCTGCTGTGGGCGACGCTCGACAGCCCGTGGGTGCACCTGGTGGACCCGGAGAAGTACCGGGCGACGCTCGCGCCGCTGGCGGAGCTGAACCCGGAGATCCTGCTGTGCACGCATCTGCCGCCGGCCGTGCGGATGACGGACCGGATGCTGGAGACGATCGCGGCCGCCCCGGACTCCGACCCGTTCGTGGGCCCCGACCAGGCGGCGCTCGAACGGCTCCTGGCCTCGTTCCAGCCGGGCGGCCTCGCGCCGGCCTAGGAGGACGCGTCCGGCGGCGTCCCGTACCGCGTGCGCAGCTCCCCCAGGATCCCCGTCGCCGCCGCCGTCAGCGGTACGGCGAGGAGCATGCCGAGCACGCCCGCGACGGACGCCCCCGCGGTGATCGCCAGCATCACCACCGCCGGGTGCATCTGCACGGTCCGGCTCTGGACCATGGGCTGGAGGACGTTCCCCTCGATGACCTGGACGGCCAGGACGATGCCGAGCACCCACAGCGCGATGACGAAGCCCCGGTCGGCGAGGGCGACGAGGACGGCGACCGCGCCGGAGAGGAAGGCGCCGAGGTACGGGATGTAGGCGGTGACGAAGACGAGCGCGGCGAGCCCGACCGCGCCGGGCACGTCGAGGACGACCAGGCCGATGCCGATGAGGACGGCGTCGACGAGGGCGACGAGCGTCGTGCCGCGCATGAAGCCCTCGACGGCCTCGAAGGCGCGGCGCGCCATGGCCTCGACGAGGTCGCCGGTGGCGCGCGGGGCGAGGGAGCGCAGGGCGCCGGCGACCCGGTCGGAGTCCTTCAGGAAGAAGAAGATGAGGAGCAGGGCGAGGACGGCGGTGGCGAGCATCTGGCCGACGACGCTGAGCCCGCTGATGACTCCGGAGGCGGCGGTGCCGCCGAACTCCTTGAGGAGCTTCTCGGCGTTGCGGGCGAGGTCGTCGAGGGAGGTGCCGGCCGCGCCGAGGTGCTTCGCGATGTCGCCGGCGGCCTGCCGGAGCGAGGCGATGATCTGGCCGCCGGTGTCGATGAGGGCGACGACGACGATGTACGTGGCGCCGCCGACGACCACGAGGACGGCGACGACCGTGAGCGCGGCGGCGAGCCCCTCGCGGACCTTCATCCGCACCAGGCGCCGGTGGAGCGGCCCGAGGAGGGCGGTGCCGAGGATCGCGAGGAGGACGGGGGTGACGGCCGTCTTGAAGACGACGCAGAGCCAGACGAAGACGGCGGCGACCCCGGCGGCGAGGAGCAGGACCACGCACCAGGCGGCGAACCGGCGGGCGGGTTCGGGGAGGAGCGGCGCTCGGCTGGTCTGCACCTCCTCACCGGACCACGCCGGCCGGCGTGTCGTCGCCTGCTGACGGGCCGTACGGGTGACGGCCCGTCATCGGGCGTTGCGTACCTACTCGCCCATTCCGTGGACGGCCGGGATCGTGCCGAGGCGGCCCGCCTGGAAGTCCTCGAAGGCCTGGCGGAGTTCGGCCTGGGTGTTCATCACGAAGGGGCCGTAGTGGGCCATCGGCTCACGGATCGGCTGCCCGCCGAGGAGCACGACCTCCAGGTCCGGGGTGTTCCCGTCCTGCTTCTCGTCCGCGCGGACGGTGAGCGCGCCGCCCTTGCCGAAGACGGCGGTCTGGCCCATGTGGATCGGGCGCCGTTCGGCACCGGCCGTGCCGCGGCCGGCGAGCACGTACGCGAGTCCGTTGAAGTCCTCGCGCCACGGCAGGCTGATCTCGGCGCCGGGGCGCAGGGTGGCGTGGATCATCGTGATCGGGGTGTGGGTGATGCCGGGCCCCTGGTGGCCGTCGAGCTCGCCGGCGATGACGCGGAGCAGCGCGCCGCCGTCGGGGGAGGTGAGGAGCTGGACCTGGCCGCCGCGGATGTCCTGGTAGCGGGGGGCCATCATCTTGTCGCTCGCGGGCAGGTTCACCCACAGCTGGAGGCCGTGGAAGAGGCCGCCGCTGACGACGAGGGACTCCGGCGGGGCCTCGATGTGGAGGAGGCCGGAGCCGGCGGTCATCCACTGGGTGTCGCCGTTGGTGATGGTGCCGCCGCCACCGTTGGAGTCCTGGTGGTCGAAGGTCCCGTCGATGATGTAGGTGACGGTCTCGAAGCCGCGGTGGGGGTGCCAGGGCGTGCCCTTGGGCTCTCCGGGCGCGTACTCCACCTCACCCATCTGGTCCATCATGATGAACGGGTCGAGGTACTGGTAGTTGATCCCGGCGAACGCGCGGCGCACCGGGAATCCTTCGCCCTCGAAGCCCGAGGGGGCCGTGGTGACGGCGAGCACGGGGCGGGAGACGGCGTCGGCGGTGGCGGCGACGCGCGGCAGGGTGAGCGGGTTCTCGACAGTCACAGCGGGCATGACCGGACCTCCTAGGTGCGACCTTGTACGTCCACTTTAGTTGAACGCTGAACTTCTTGCCACCCGGAACGCGAAACGCCCGGGAGGAATTCCCCCCGGGCGCCCCGGACCTGCGACCGGCCTGCGTCAGCCGTACATCCGCCGCATCGCGAAGTCGACCATCTGCTCCACGGCCTTCGCGTCGAAGACCATGCGGTGATCGCCCTCCATGTCGAGGACGAAGCCGTAGCCGGTCGGCAGCAGGTCGATCACCTCGGCACCGGTGATCACGAAGTACTTCGACTCCTTGCCCGCGTACCGCCGCAGTTCCTTGAGCGAGGTGAACATCGGGATGACCGGCTGCTGGGTGTTGTGCAGGGCCAGGAAGCCGGGGTTGTCGCCGCGCGGGCAGTAGACCTTGGAGGTGGCGAAGATCTGCTGGAAGTCCTCGGCGGCGAGGGTGCCGGTCGTGAAGGCGCGTACGGCGTCCGCGAGGGAGGGCGGCGAGGGCTCCGGGTAGAGCGGGGGCTGCTGCTGGGCGTACCCGCCGCCCTGCATCCCGGCCTGCATGCCGCCCGGCATTCCGGCCTGCGGCGGGGCGTACTGCCCCTGCTGGGGCGGTGCGTACTGCTGCTGGGCACCCGGGTTCTGCTCGTAGCCGTACATGAGCCCAAGCCTATCGAGACGCGTTCGCACACCTCTACAAGTCGGGGCATGGAGGGAGCTCCAGGAGGGGGGTGGCCGCCCGCCGGCACACGGGACGGGCGCTCGATCACCTACCGTAGCCGACCGGTTACGCATCATGGCCCGCTCGCCAGGTTTCTTCACCCGCACGCCGGCGAGCCCCTCACCAGAGTTGACGGCGGCGATTGACGTCACGGACGTCACAGATGGCCGGATAGGGGTTGCTTCTTATTACCGGTGGGTAGCATCATCGGAGAGAGCGTGTTGCTACTCGCTGGTACGTGTACGAGGAACCTGCCTCCCCGAGCCTTACGGAGCCGTCGCCATGGGGCACTACAAGTCGAATCTCCGCGACATCGAGTTCAACCTCTTCGAGGTCCTCGGCCGCGACAAGGTGTACGGCACCGGTCCGTTCGAGGAGATGGACGTCGACACCGCCAAGAGCATCCTCGACGAGATCCGCCGTCTCGCCGAGAACGAGCTGGCCGAGTCCTTCGCCGACGCCGACCGCAACCCGCCGGTCTTCGACCCGGAGACCAACACCGCCCCGGTCCCCGCCACCTTCAAGAAGTCGTACAACGCCTTCATGGAGTCCGAGTACTGGCGCCTGGGCATCCCCGAGGAGATCGGCGGCACCGTCTCCCCGCGCTCCCTCATCTGGGCCTACGCGGAGCTCCTCCTCGGCTCCAACCCGGCCATCTGGATGTACTCCTCCGGCCCGGCCTTCGCCGGCATCCTCTACAACGAGGGCAACGAGGCGCAGAAGAAGGTCGCGCAGATCGCCGTCGAGAAGCGCTGGGGCTCCACCATGGTCCTCACCGAGCCCGACGCGGGCTCGGACGTCGGCGCCGGCCGCACCAAGGCCATCCAGCAGGAGGACGGCTCCTGGCACATCGAGGGCGTCAAGCGCTTCATCACCTCCGGTGAGCACGACATGGAGGAGAACATCCTCCACTACGTCCTCGCCCGCCCCGAGGGCGCCGGCCCCGGCACCAAGGGCCTGAGCCTCTTCCTCGTCCCGAAGTACGAGTTCGACTGGGAGACCGGCGAGCTGGGCGCCCGCAACGGCGCCTACGCCACCAACGTCGAGCACAAGATGGGCCTCAAGGCCTCCAACACCTGCGAGATGACCTTCGGCGACCAGCACCCCGCCAAGGGCTGGCTGATCGGCGACAAGCACGACGGCATCCGCCAGATGTTCCTCATCATCGAGTTCGCCCGCATGATGGTCGGCACGAAGGCGATCTCCACCCTCTCCACGGGCTACCTCAACGCCCTGGAGTACGCCAAGGAGCGCGTCCAGGGCACCGACCTGGCCAACTTCATGGACAAGGCCGCGCCCAAGGTCACCATCACGCACCACCCCGACGTCCGCCGCTCGCTCATGACGCAGAAGGCGTACGCCGAGGGCATGCGCTCCCTCGTCCTCTACACGGCCTCCGTGCAGGACTCGATCGCGATCAAGGAAGCGGCCGGCGAGGACGCCAAGGCGCTCCACGGCCTGAACGACCTGCTCCTGCCGATCGTGAAGGGCTACGGCTCCGAGAAGGGCTACGAGCAGCTCGCGCAGTCGCTCCAGACCTTCGGCGGCTCCGGCTTCCTCCAGGAGTACCCGATCGAGCAGTACATCCGGGACGCCAAGATCGACACCCTCTACGAGGGCACCACGGCCATCCAGGGCCAGGACTTCTTCTTCCGCAAGATCGTCCGCGACCAGGGCGCCTCCCTGAACGCGCTGTCCGAGGAGATCAAGAAGTTCCTCGCGGTCGGCACCGGCGGCGAGGAGCTGGCCGGCGCCCGCGACGCGCTCGCCAAGGCCGCCGTCGACCTGGAGGGCATCGTCGGCAAGATGATCACCGACCTCACCGCCACCGGCGAGGACGTCAAGAACATCTACAAGGTCGGCCTCAACACCACCCGTCTGCTGCTCGCCTCCGGCGACGTCGTCGTCGGCTACCTGCTCCTCAAGGGCGCGGCCGTCGCCGCCGAGAAGCTGGCCGAGGGCGCCACCGGCAAGGATGTCGCCTTCTACCAGGGCAAGATCGCGGCCGCGAAGTTCTTCGCCGCCAACGTCCTGCCCGGCGTCTCCGCCGAGCGCGCGCTGGCCGAGGCCGTCGACGGCTCGCTGATGGACCTGGACGAGGCCGCGTTCTAAGACGCACCTCGCTCCGCAGGCACGGCCCGTCCCCGGGGAGGGGGGCGGGCCGTTCTGCTGCCCCGGGCGATTCCGACGGCCCGGTTCACCTTTTTCCGGGGTCCCATATTCGAATTCCGGTCCCTGCGTAAGGTGAACCCATGAGCAGCGCAGCTTCCCGTCCCACCGCCGGCCCCTTCGACCGCGGACACACCGACGACCTCATGGCATTCCTGACGGCCTCCCCCTCGCCGTACCACGCGGTCGCGAGCGCCGCGGAGCGCCTGGAGAAGGTCGGCTTCCGCCGGGTCGAGGAGACCGCGGCCTGGGACGGGACGAGCGGCGGGAAGTACGTGATCCGCGGCGGCGCGATCATCGCCTGGTACGTGCCGGAGGGCGCCGCCGCCCACACCCCGTACCGGATCGTCGGCGCCCACACCGACTCCCCCAACCTGCGCGTCAAGCCGCAGCCCGACATGGGCGCCCAGGGCTGGCGCCAGGTCGCCGTCGAGATCTACGGCGGAACGCTCCTCAACACCTGGCTCGACCGCGACCTCGGCCTCGCCGGCCGCCTCACCCTCCGCGACGGCAGCCACCACCTCGTCAACGTCGACCGGCCGCTGCTGCGCGTCCCGCAGCTCGCCATCCACCTCGACCGCCAGGTCAACGACGGCCTCAAGCTCGACCGCCAGCGCCACATGCAGCCCATCTGGGGCATCGGCCAGGTCCACGAGGGCGACCTGATCGAGTTCGTCGCCGCCGAGGCCGGCGTCGACGCCGAGGACGTCACCGGCTGGGACCTCATGGTCCACGCCGTCGATGCCCCCGCCTACCTCGGCCGCGACCGCGAGCTCCTCGCCGGCCCGCGCATGGACAACCTGCTGTCCGTCCACGCCGCCACCGCCGCGCTCGCCTCCCTCGCCGGCCGCGACGACCTCCCGTACATCCCGGTCCTCGCCGCCTTCGACCACGAGGAGAACGGCTCCGAGGCCGACACCGGCGCCCAGGGCCCCCTCCTCGGCAACGTCCTGGAGCGCTCCGTCTACGCCCGCGGCGGCTCCTACGAGGACCGGGCCCGCGCCTTCGCCGGCACCGTCTGCCTCTCCTCCGACACCGGCCACGCCGTGCACCCCAACTACGCGGAGCGCCACGACCCGACGCACCACCCGCGCGTCAACGGCGGCCCGATCCTCAAGGTGAACGTCAACCAGCGCTACGCCACCGACGGCAGCGGCCGCGCGGTCTTCGCCGCCGCCTGCGAGAAGGCGGGGGTGCCCTGGCAGTCCTTCGTCTCCAGCAACGACATGCCCTGCGGCACCACGATCGGCCCGATCACCGCGGCCCGCCACGGCATCTCGACGGTCGACATCGGCGTCGCGATCCTCTCCATGCACAGCGCCCGCGAACTCTGCGGCGCCGACGACCCGTACCTCCTGGCGAACGCCCTGGTCGCCTTCCTGGAGGGCTGAGGCCCACGCCGCTCGCGCGAAACATCCGCGAAAGGTCCCGCCTGGCAGCGTCGTCCCCATGCACCGTCATGAGGGTCCACCGCTGCGGAAGTTCGTCACCGTCGCCGCCGTCGCCGTGCTCATGGGCACGGCGGCGGCCGGCGTCCTGATCGGCCGGTACCACGAACGGCCCCCGTGGGGCACGGACATCGCGTACGAGGGCGGGTACGTCCAGGCGAGCCGGATCCGCGGCTACGACACCGACGGCTCCCGGACCAGGTCCCTGCTCGCCGGGGAGTGCGCGCTCATGGAGCGGCAGGGGATGGGCGGCGACCGGGCCGTGCACGACCCGGCGGCCTGGGTGGAGGGGTGCCTGGACGGGGCCGCGGGGCGCCCGTCCAGGAATCAGGGGATCGTCCGCTGACTAGGGCCTGTCTGACAATTCACGTCGGATCAGGCCGGGCCGTCCGGTGCGTGCGATCGGCGTGCGGCCGGGGCGCCCTCGTAGCGGAGCTACTTGGGCGTTTCGGCCGTGCGGCGAGCGTGCGTGCCGGACGGCCCGGACCCGGCGGGAATTGTCAGACAGGCCCTAGCCGTCCATGCCGGCGAGGATCAGCGGAAGCCGGGCGACGCCCTCGGCCGTGACCTTCACCGGGACGCCCCAGTCCTGCTGGTGGACGTGGCAGGCCGGGTACTCGTTGGCCGGGTCGTCGTCGCAGGACGCGGCCATCGCGGACACGTGCAGCACGCCCTCGGTGACCTCGGGGTTCAGATCGAGCTCGCGGAAGAGATCCGTCCCGGTCCCTTCCCCTCCGAGGAGCAGCTCCGGCGGGGTGGAGGAGACCAGGAGGCGGGTCGAGGGGCCGTAGCGCTCGTCCAGCTTCTGCCCGGTCGGCGCCTGGAAGACGACGTCGAGGCGGAGGCGGCCGGGGGCGACCTCGGTGGCCTCCCGCTGCGTCCGGTAGGCGGCGGACTCGACCTGGACGGCCTCCTCGGGCAGCCGCAGCCGGGTCAGCCGGTGCCGGGCGGACTCGACGACCACGATGTCGCCGCCGACGAGCACGGCGTCGCTCGGCTCGCGCAGATCGGTGGCGAGCGTGGTGACCTCACCCGTCGCCGGATCGAAGCGGCGCAGGGCGTGGTTGTACGTGTCGGAGACGGCGACCGAGCCGTCGGGCAGGGCGGTCACGCCCAGCGGGTGCTGGAGCAGGGCCTGGTCGGCGGCGCCGTCGCGGTGCCCGAAGTCGAAGAGCCCGGTCCCGACGGCCGTGTGCACGACCCCCTCGGCGTCGATCCACCGCAGGGCGCTGGTCTCGGAGTCGGCGATCCACAGCCGGTCCTCGGTGGCGGCGAGCCCGGAGGGCTGCGCGAACCAGGCCTCGGCGGCCGGGCCGTCGACGAGCCCCTCGTTCGTCGTCCCGGCGGCGACCTCGACGGTCCCGCTCTCCGGGTCGTACGTCCACAGCTGGTGCACACCGGCCATGGCGATCCACACCTTGCCCTGCCACCAGGCGACGTCCCACGGCGAGGACAGGTCGACGTCGAGCGCGGGCCCGGAGGTCGGGGAGCCCTGCCACCACTGCTTCCCGGTACCGGCGACGAGCGCGATGGTCCCCGTCTCCGGGTCGTACGTCCGCAGGGCGTGGTTCACGGTGTCGGCGACGACGACCTTGCCACCGGGGAGCAGGGCAAGCCCCTGGGGCTCCCGGAAGACCCCCTCGCCGATCCGCCGCACGACGGTCTCGCCGTCCTCGGCGAGCTCGACGAGCTGGTGCCGGGTGGTGTCGGAGACGAGGAAGTTCCCCGACGGCAGGATGACCGCCTTCCCGGGAAAACGGAGATCGGTCGCGACGGGCTCGGGCGCCACGTAGGGCCCGTCGCCGCGCCGCAGCGTCCCCTTGG
This is a stretch of genomic DNA from Streptomyces sp. R44. It encodes these proteins:
- a CDS encoding pirin family protein — encoded protein: MPAVTVENPLTLPRVAATADAVSRPVLAVTTAPSGFEGEGFPVRRAFAGINYQYLDPFIMMDQMGEVEYAPGEPKGTPWHPHRGFETVTYIIDGTFDHQDSNGGGGTITNGDTQWMTAGSGLLHIEAPPESLVVSGGLFHGLQLWVNLPASDKMMAPRYQDIRGGQVQLLTSPDGGALLRVIAGELDGHQGPGITHTPITMIHATLRPGAEISLPWREDFNGLAYVLAGRGTAGAERRPIHMGQTAVFGKGGALTVRADEKQDGNTPDLEVVLLGGQPIREPMAHYGPFVMNTQAELRQAFEDFQAGRLGTIPAVHGMGE
- a CDS encoding M18 family aminopeptidase, which translates into the protein MSSAASRPTAGPFDRGHTDDLMAFLTASPSPYHAVASAAERLEKVGFRRVEETAAWDGTSGGKYVIRGGAIIAWYVPEGAAAHTPYRIVGAHTDSPNLRVKPQPDMGAQGWRQVAVEIYGGTLLNTWLDRDLGLAGRLTLRDGSHHLVNVDRPLLRVPQLAIHLDRQVNDGLKLDRQRHMQPIWGIGQVHEGDLIEFVAAEAGVDAEDVTGWDLMVHAVDAPAYLGRDRELLAGPRMDNLLSVHAATAALASLAGRDDLPYIPVLAAFDHEENGSEADTGAQGPLLGNVLERSVYARGGSYEDRARAFAGTVCLSSDTGHAVHPNYAERHDPTHHPRVNGGPILKVNVNQRYATDGSGRAVFAAACEKAGVPWQSFVSSNDMPCGTTIGPITAARHGISTVDIGVAILSMHSARELCGADDPYLLANALVAFLEG
- a CDS encoding NHL domain-containing thioredoxin family protein — translated: MNDAAPAPHPAPAPRRARVRAPELIGKGGWLNTGGEELTLADLRGKIVLLDFWTFCCVNCLHVLDELRDLEEKHRDTLVIVGVHSPKFVHEAEHQAVVDAVERYEVHHPVLDDPELATWKQYAVRAWPTLVVIDPEGYVVAQHAGEGHANAIRTLVEELEAEHEAKGTLRRGDGPYVAPEPVATDLRFPGKAVILPSGNFLVSDTTRHQLVELAEDGETVVRRIGEGVFREPQGLALLPGGKVVVADTVNHALRTYDPETGTIALVAGTGKQWWQGSPTSGPALDVDLSSPWDVAWWQGKVWIAMAGVHQLWTYDPESGTVEVAAGTTNEGLVDGPAAEAWFAQPSGLAATEDRLWIADSETSALRWIDAEGVVHTAVGTGLFDFGHRDGAADQALLQHPLGVTALPDGSVAVSDTYNHALRRFDPATGEVTTLATDLREPSDAVLVGGDIVVVESARHRLTRLRLPEEAVQVESAAYRTQREATEVAPGRLRLDVVFQAPTGQKLDERYGPSTRLLVSSTPPELLLGGEGTGTDLFRELDLNPEVTEGVLHVSAMAASCDDDPANEYPACHVHQQDWGVPVKVTAEGVARLPLILAGMDG
- a CDS encoding MBL fold metallo-hydrolase, whose product is MDTHKVGSDTTVIADSLDIPGIGHIPVNAYVLTAAEPVVVDTGLSVEDRDFVATLGGIMDPADVRWIWLTHPDRDHTGGIFDLLDAAPRARVVTTFLGFGIMTTERPLPMDRVYFLNPGQSLDVGDRTLHAFRPPLFDNPATVGFYDDRTRICFSSDCFGGPMPSAEIAESGHASDLKPEELRRAQLLWATLDSPWVHLVDPEKYRATLAPLAELNPEILLCTHLPPAVRMTDRMLETIAAAPDSDPFVGPDQAALERLLASFQPGGLAPA
- a CDS encoding acyl-CoA dehydrogenase, yielding MGHYKSNLRDIEFNLFEVLGRDKVYGTGPFEEMDVDTAKSILDEIRRLAENELAESFADADRNPPVFDPETNTAPVPATFKKSYNAFMESEYWRLGIPEEIGGTVSPRSLIWAYAELLLGSNPAIWMYSSGPAFAGILYNEGNEAQKKVAQIAVEKRWGSTMVLTEPDAGSDVGAGRTKAIQQEDGSWHIEGVKRFITSGEHDMEENILHYVLARPEGAGPGTKGLSLFLVPKYEFDWETGELGARNGAYATNVEHKMGLKASNTCEMTFGDQHPAKGWLIGDKHDGIRQMFLIIEFARMMVGTKAISTLSTGYLNALEYAKERVQGTDLANFMDKAAPKVTITHHPDVRRSLMTQKAYAEGMRSLVLYTASVQDSIAIKEAAGEDAKALHGLNDLLLPIVKGYGSEKGYEQLAQSLQTFGGSGFLQEYPIEQYIRDAKIDTLYEGTTAIQGQDFFFRKIVRDQGASLNALSEEIKKFLAVGTGGEELAGARDALAKAAVDLEGIVGKMITDLTATGEDVKNIYKVGLNTTRLLLASGDVVVGYLLLKGAAVAAEKLAEGATGKDVAFYQGKIAAAKFFAANVLPGVSAERALAEAVDGSLMDLDEAAF
- a CDS encoding SseB family protein translates to MYGYEQNPGAQQQYAPPQQGQYAPPQAGMPGGMQAGMQGGGYAQQQPPLYPEPSPPSLADAVRAFTTGTLAAEDFQQIFATSKVYCPRGDNPGFLALHNTQQPVIPMFTSLKELRRYAGKESKYFVITGAEVIDLLPTGYGFVLDMEGDHRMVFDAKAVEQMVDFAMRRMYG
- a CDS encoding AI-2E family transporter; translated protein: MQTSRAPLLPEPARRFAAWCVVLLLAAGVAAVFVWLCVVFKTAVTPVLLAILGTALLGPLHRRLVRMKVREGLAAALTVVAVLVVVGGATYIVVVALIDTGGQIIASLRQAAGDIAKHLGAAGTSLDDLARNAEKLLKEFGGTAASGVISGLSVVGQMLATAVLALLLIFFFLKDSDRVAGALRSLAPRATGDLVEAMARRAFEAVEGFMRGTTLVALVDAVLIGIGLVVLDVPGAVGLAALVFVTAYIPYLGAFLSGAVAVLVALADRGFVIALWVLGIVLAVQVIEGNVLQPMVQSRTVQMHPAVVMLAITAGASVAGVLGMLLAVPLTAAATGILGELRTRYGTPPDASS